From Caretta caretta isolate rCarCar2 chromosome 14, rCarCar1.hap1, whole genome shotgun sequence, the proteins below share one genomic window:
- the LOC125621334 gene encoding uncharacterized protein LOC125621334 yields the protein MPARLALVDWLDEGFSSIIELAAVSEPRRDPARYRPGQEVEARCPLFKGLNRARILALSGDRQELKWIQVQAGGCPRSSWGARTLRGPPHRQVATWRRDRVPSERRKHNTGGDANDVTTSVPDPEGTQVSEDEGRVTPQSTSSSETWRSSSPDCPHVDSSGCGVPCSPGPVDPGVRAGPTELCTRPECERMRQELEVLRDRYAKMEAQNAVLAQRLGGVVEPSGEVDGSSVRPEPGLYEDPALPRKHGMQELVPGGGVFLYPTQLALAHSSARSQTALARLLLDVFFSRQEQARSNLSGENGLHRLSPPVVSAIVAYAVGQSQFQPSSAAVIKNSLRNKLGCLRAPSRQQGASRGRPAA from the exons ATGCCGGCGCGCCTGGCCCTGGTGGACTGGCTGGACGAAGGCTTCTCCAGCATCATCGAGCTGGCGGCGGTGAGCGAGCCGCGCCGGGACCCCGCCCGCTACCGGCCGGGCCAGGAGGTGGAGGCCCGGTGCCCCCTCTTCAAGGGGCTGAACCGCGCCCGCATCCTGGCCCTCAGCG GGGACAGGCAGGAGTTGAAGTGGATCCAGGTCCAGGCCGGGGGGtgtcccaggagcagctggggggCCAGGACACTGCGGgggcccccccaccgccaggTGGCGACATGGAGACGGGACAGAGTGCCCTCTGAGAGAAGGAAACACAACACAG GAGGTGACGCCAATGACGTCACCACCTCGGTGCCCGACCCTGAGGGGACCCAGGTGTCCGAGGACGAGGGTCGGGTGACCCCCCAGAGCACCTCATCCTCGGAAACCTGGCGTTCCTCCTCCCCCGACTGCCCCCACGTGGACAGCTCTGGCTGCGGGGttccctgctcccctggccctgtggacccaggtgtccgggcaGGGCCGACCGAGCTCTGCACCAGGCCTGAGTGCGAGAGGATGCGGCAGGAACTGGAGGTGCTGAGGGACCGATACGCCAAGATGGAGGCTCAGAATGCTGTGCTGGCCCAGAGACTTG GGGGTGTTGTGGAGCCGTCCGGGGAGGTGGACGGCAGCTCCGTGCGACCGGAGCCCGGGCTCTATGAGGACCCTGCGCTACCTCGGAAACATGGG atgcAGGAGCTGGTGCCGGGAGGGGGCGTGTTCCTCTACCCCACCCAGCTGGCCCTGGCCCACTCCAGCGCCCGCAGCCAGACGGCCCTGGCCCGGCTCCTGCTCGATGTCTTCTTCTCCCGCCAGGAGCAGGCACGGAGCAACCTGTCCGGGGAGAACGGGCTGCACCGCCTCAGCCCCCCCGTCGTCAGTGCCATCGTGG cCTATGCTGTGGGTCAGTCCCAGTTCCAGCCCAGCAGTGCCGCCGTCATCAAGAACTCACTGC